A window of Macrotis lagotis isolate mMagLag1 chromosome X, bilby.v1.9.chrom.fasta, whole genome shotgun sequence contains these coding sequences:
- the LINGO3 gene encoding leucine-rich repeat and immunoglobulin-like domain-containing nogo receptor-interacting protein 3, producing the protein MFYTMTCWFQVLSLHLVLLNGAPGAGCPARCECAPQLRSVVCHRRRLTAIPEGIPTETRILELSRNRIRCLNPGDLAPYPLLEELDLSENIIAHVEPGAFGNLLHLQILRLRGNQLKLIPPGVFNKLGNLTLLDLSENKLVILLDHMFQDLRNLKQLEVGDNDLVFISQRAFSGLLALEELTLERCNLTTLSGESLAHLQNLGALRLRHLGIPALEEHNFRRLPGLLHLEIDNWPLLEEVGAGSLQGLNLSSLSVTYTNISAVPAAALRHLAHLACLNLSYNPISTLPRGAFRGLLRLRELHLAGALLAVVEPQAFLGLRQVRLLNLSNNLLATLEESAFASVNTLETLRLDGNPLACDCRLLWVVQRRKTLDFDGRPPACAGPARVRGDALRALPDSALFEAFVCRRPQIRERRLQQLTVAEGQAARFSCRAEGEPEPSISWHTPRQQQARPGAACDRLCVLRGGTLEIRGAQAQDSGTYVCVASNAGGNDTYFASLTVRPGPNRTLGPGEARNDTQPPRFPLDLTTILVSTAMGCITFLGVVLFCFLLLFVWSRGRGQHKSNFSVEYSFRKVDGPAAAAGQGGARKFNMKMI; encoded by the exons ATGTTCTACACCATGACATGTTGGTTTCAGGTCCTAAGCCTGCATCTGGTGCTCCTGAACGGGGCTCCAGGAGCTGGCTGTCCAGCCCGATGCGAGTGTGCCCCACAGCTCCGGTCGGTGGTGTGCCACCGCAGACGCCTCACAGCCATCCCAGAGGGCATCCCCACAGAGACCCGAATCTTGGAGCTTAGCCGAAACCGCATCCGCTGCCTCAACCCTGGTGACCTGGCACCCTACCCTCTCCTGGAGGAGCTGGACCTGAGTGAGAACATCATTGCCCATGTGGAGCCTGGTGCCTTCGGGAACCTGCTGCACCTGCAGATCCTGCGCCTGCGGGGCAACCAGCTGAAACTCATACCCCCAGGTGTCTTTAACAAACTGGGCAACCTCACCTTGCTGGACCTGAGTGAGAACAAGCTGGTCATCCTGCTGGACCACATGTTCCAGGATCTCAGGAACCTGAAGCAGCTGGAGGTGGGGGACAACGACTTGGTCTTCATCTCTCAGCGGGCCTTCTCAGGGCTGCTGGCCCTGGAAGAGCTTACCCTGGAGCGCTGTAATCTCACCACCCTCTCTGGGGAGTCACTGGCGCACCTCCAGAATCTTGGAGCTTTGCGGCTTAGACACCTGGGCATCCCTGCCCTGGAGGAACATAACTTCCGCCGCCTGCCAGGTCTGCTTCATCTGGAGATTGATAACTGGCCCCTGTTGGAGGAG GTCGGCGCCGGCAGCCTCCAAGGCCTCAACCTGAGCTCGCTGTCCGTCACCTACACCAACATCAGCGCCGTGCCGGCCGCCGCCCTGCGCCACCTGGCCCACCTGGCCTGCCTCAACCTCTCCTACAACCCCATCAGCACGCTGCCTCGCGGCGCCTTCCGCGGCCTGCTGCGCCTGCGCGAGCTGCACCTGGCCGGCGCGCTGCTGGCCGTGGTGGAGCCCCAGGCCTTCCTGGGCCTGCGCCAGGTGCGCCTGCTCAACCTGTCCAACAACCTGCTGGCCACGCTGGAGGAGAGCGCCTTCGCCTCGGTCAACACGCTGGAGACGCTGCGGCTGGACGGCAACCCCCTGGCCTGCGACTGCCGCCTGCTCTGGGTCGTGCAGCGCCGCAAGACGCTCGACTTCGACGGGCGGCCCCCGGCCtgcgccggcccggcccgggtGCGCGGCGACGCGCTGCGGGCGCTGCCGGACTCGGCCCTCTTCGAGGCCTTCGTGTGCCGCCGGCCGCAGATCCGCGAGCGGCGGCTGCAGCAGCTGACGGTGGCCGAGGGCCAGGCCGCGCGCTTCTCGTGCCGCGCCGAGGGCGAGCCCGAGCCCAGCATCAGCTGGCACACGCCGCGGCAGCAGCAGGCCCGGCCCGGGGCCGCCTGCGACCGGCTGTGCGTGCTGCGGGGCGGCACGCTGGAGATCCGCGGCGCCCAGGCCCAGGACAGCGGCACCTACGTCTGCGTGGCCAGCAACGCCGGCGGCAACGACACCTACTTCGCCTCGCTGACGGTGCGGCCGGGCCCCAACCGCACGCTGGGGCCCGGCGAGGCCCGCAACGACACGCAGCCGCCCCGCTTCCCGCTGGACCTGACCACCATCCTGGTGTCCACGGCCATGGGCTGCATCACCTTCCTGGGCGTCGTGCTCTTCTGCTTCCTCCTGCTCTTCGTCTGGAGCCGCGGCCGCGGCCAGCACAAGAGCAACTTCTCGGTGGAGTACTCCTTCCGCAAGGTGGACGGGCCGGCCGCGGCCGCGGGCCAGGGGGGCGCCCGAAAGTTCAACATGAAGATgatctga